A window from Blastocatellia bacterium encodes these proteins:
- a CDS encoding TerB family tellurite resistance protein: MPNTPFDELRRTKEEEYFRKKEQELIEKLRRRATLQAERREMAETSGITNEDVLRDLQDLGYTRETVSLWHLVPLLYVAWIDGDVTNQERERLLELARTRGIQEGSPAYQQLVDWISHRPPREFFEGTLRAIRHLLASLPSGEQEACRQDLVACATQIAEASGGLLGLTPSISKAERELIERFTTELVNHHQAAAQQVMAELS; this comes from the coding sequence ATGCCAAACACCCCATTTGACGAATTAAGACGGACAAAAGAGGAAGAATACTTCCGCAAGAAAGAGCAGGAACTGATCGAGAAATTGCGACGCCGCGCCACGCTCCAAGCGGAGCGACGTGAGATGGCCGAAACGAGCGGCATCACCAATGAAGATGTCTTACGCGACTTACAAGACCTCGGCTACACGCGCGAGACGGTCAGTCTTTGGCATCTGGTGCCGTTGTTGTATGTCGCCTGGATTGATGGCGACGTCACCAACCAGGAGCGTGAGCGTCTGCTGGAATTGGCGCGCACACGTGGCATCCAGGAGGGCAGCCCCGCCTATCAACAACTGGTGGATTGGATCAGTCATCGGCCGCCACGAGAATTCTTCGAAGGCACGCTTCGGGCTATTCGACATCTGCTGGCCTCATTACCATCAGGGGAGCAAGAGGCATGTCGGCAGGACCTCGTGGCTTGTGCTACTCAGATCGCTGAAGCGTCTGGCGGTCTGCTGGGGTTGACGCCGAGCATCTCAAAAGCGGAACGGGAACTCATCGAGCGGTTCACCACCGAGCTGGTCAATCATCATCAAGCCGCCGCGCAACAGGTGATGGCCGAATTGAGCTAG
- the sppA gene encoding signal peptide peptidase SppA: MTLLWWRKKNRVAIVEVEGIISDSEFGASRRKVLEALEAVEPLRARALVVRINSPGGTVGTSQEIHQAIQNLRRRGLPVVAALGDVAASGGIYVAVAADKIVSNPGTLTGSIGVILKANNLRALYQKIGIESEVVKSGPYKDILSTFRPLTEEERALLQELIDDTYNQFVQAVAAGRNLPEEHVRSFADGRIFTGRQAKELGLVDEIGGLERAVELAAELAHLVGKPRKIEVTPRRRGLFSRLFRTMDRVEMELELIRGLSGAPLWMMPM; this comes from the coding sequence ATGACGCTCTTGTGGTGGAGAAAAAAGAATCGGGTGGCTATTGTTGAGGTGGAAGGGATCATCTCCGACAGCGAGTTCGGCGCGTCACGGCGCAAAGTGCTGGAAGCATTGGAAGCTGTCGAGCCGCTGCGGGCGCGCGCCCTGGTCGTGCGCATTAACAGTCCGGGCGGCACGGTCGGCACATCGCAAGAGATTCATCAGGCGATTCAAAACCTGCGCCGGCGCGGCTTGCCGGTGGTTGCAGCGCTTGGCGATGTGGCGGCTTCAGGAGGCATCTATGTGGCTGTCGCCGCAGACAAAATCGTATCCAATCCGGGCACGCTCACCGGCTCCATCGGTGTCATTCTGAAGGCGAACAACCTGCGAGCGCTCTACCAGAAAATCGGCATTGAATCCGAAGTGGTCAAATCTGGCCCGTATAAAGACATCCTCTCCACGTTTCGTCCGCTGACGGAAGAAGAACGCGCGTTGTTGCAGGAGCTGATTGACGACACCTACAACCAGTTTGTGCAAGCGGTGGCGGCCGGTAGGAATTTGCCTGAAGAACATGTCCGTTCATTCGCTGATGGACGCATTTTCACCGGCCGACAGGCCAAAGAATTAGGCTTGGTGGACGAAATCGGCGGATTAGAGCGCGCTGTCGAATTAGCAGCAGAATTGGCGCATCTAGTTGGCAAGCCGCGGAAGATCGAAGTCACGCCGCGCCGCCGCGGCCTCTTCAGCCGGCTCTTCCGCACAATGGATCGTGTCGAGATGGAGCTGGAGTTGATACGCGGCCTGAGCGGCGCGCCGTTGTGGATGATGCCGATGTGA